The Macaca fascicularis isolate 582-1 chromosome 1, T2T-MFA8v1.1 genome includes a window with the following:
- the HJV gene encoding hemojuvelin isoform X1, producing the protein MGEQGQSPSPRSSHGSPPTLSTLTLLLLLCGHAHSQCKILRCNAEYVSSTLSLRGGGSSGALRGGGGGGGRGGGVGSGGLCRALRSYALCTRRTARTCRGDLAFHSAVHGIEDLMIQHNCSRQGPTAPPPPRGPALPGAGSGLPAPDPCDYEGRFSRLHGRPPGFLHCASFGDPHVRSFHHHFHTCRVQGAWPLLDNDFLFVQATSSPMALGANATATRKLTIIFKNMQECIDQKVYQAEVDNLPAAFEDGSVNGGDRPGGSSLSIQTANPGNHVEIQAAYIGTTIIIRQTAGQLSFSIKVAEDVAMAFSAEQDLQLCVGGCPPSQRLSRSERSRRGAITIDTARRLCKEGLPVEDAYFHSCVFDVLISGDPNFTVAAQAALEDARAFLPDLDKLHLFPSDAGVSLSSATFLAPLLSGLFVLWLCIQ; encoded by the exons ATGGGGGAGCAAGGCCAGTCCCCTAGTCCCAGGTCCTCCCATGGCAGTCCCCCAACTCTAAGCACTCTCACTCTCCTGCTGCTCCTCTGTGGACATG CTCATTCTCAATGCAAGATCCTCCGCTGCAATGCTGAGTATGTATCGTCCACTCTGAGCCTTAGAGGTGGCGGTTCATCAGGAGCACttcgaggaggaggaggaggaggaggccgggGTGGAGGGGTGGGCTCTGGCGGCCTCTGTCGAGCCCTCCGCTCCTATGCGCTCTGCACTCGGCGCACCGCCCGCACCTGCCGTGGGGACCTCGCCTTCCATTCGGCGGTACATGGCATCGAAGACCTGATGATCCAGCACAACTGCTCGCGCCAGGGCCCTACAGCCCCTCCCCCGCCCCGGGGCCCCGCCCTTCCAGGCGCAGGCTCCGGCCTCCCTGCCCCGGACCCTTGTGACTATGAAGGCCGGTTTTCCCGGCTGCATGGTCGTCCCCCGGGGTTCTTGCATTGCGCTTCCTTCGGGGACCCCCATGTGCGCAGCTTCCACCACCATTTTCACACATGCCGTGTCCAAGGAGCTTGGCCTCTACTGGATAACGACTTCCTCTTTGTCCAAGCCACCAGCTCCCCCATGGCGTTGGGGGCCAACGCTACCGCTACCCGGAAG CTCACCATCATATTTAAGAACATGCAGGAATGCATTGATCAGAAGGTCTATCAGGCTGAGGTGGATAATCTTCCTGCAGCCTTTGAAGATGGTTCTGTCAATGGAGGTGACCGACCTGGGGGATCCAGTTTGTCGATTCAAACTGCTAACCCTGGGAACCACGTGGAGATCCAAGCTGCCTACATTGGCACAACTATAATCATTCGGCAGACAGCTGGGCAGCTCTCCTTCTCCATCAAGGTAGCAGAGGATGTGGCCATGGCCTTCTCAGCTGAACAGGACCTGCAGCTCTGTGTTGGGGGGTGCCCTCCAAGTCAGCGACTCTCTCGATCAGAGCGCAGTCGTCGGGGAGCTATAACCATTGATACTGCCAGACGGCTGTGTAAGGAAGGGCTTCCAGTGGAAGATGCTTACTTCCATTCCTGTGTCTTTGATGTTTTAATTTCTGGTGATCCCAACTTTACTGTGGCAGCTCAGGCAGCACTGGAGGATGCCCGAGCCTTCCTGCCAGACTTAGATAAGCTGCATCTCTTCCCTTCAGATGCTGGGGTTTCTCTTTCCTCAGCAACCTTCCTAGCCCCACTCCTTTCTGGGCTCTTTGTTCTGTGGCTTTGCATTCAGTAA
- the HJV gene encoding hemojuvelin isoform X2 — MIQHNCSRQGPTAPPPPRGPALPGAGSGLPAPDPCDYEGRFSRLHGRPPGFLHCASFGDPHVRSFHHHFHTCRVQGAWPLLDNDFLFVQATSSPMALGANATATRKLTIIFKNMQECIDQKVYQAEVDNLPAAFEDGSVNGGDRPGGSSLSIQTANPGNHVEIQAAYIGTTIIIRQTAGQLSFSIKVAEDVAMAFSAEQDLQLCVGGCPPSQRLSRSERSRRGAITIDTARRLCKEGLPVEDAYFHSCVFDVLISGDPNFTVAAQAALEDARAFLPDLDKLHLFPSDAGVSLSSATFLAPLLSGLFVLWLCIQ; from the exons ATGATCCAGCACAACTGCTCGCGCCAGGGCCCTACAGCCCCTCCCCCGCCCCGGGGCCCCGCCCTTCCAGGCGCAGGCTCCGGCCTCCCTGCCCCGGACCCTTGTGACTATGAAGGCCGGTTTTCCCGGCTGCATGGTCGTCCCCCGGGGTTCTTGCATTGCGCTTCCTTCGGGGACCCCCATGTGCGCAGCTTCCACCACCATTTTCACACATGCCGTGTCCAAGGAGCTTGGCCTCTACTGGATAACGACTTCCTCTTTGTCCAAGCCACCAGCTCCCCCATGGCGTTGGGGGCCAACGCTACCGCTACCCGGAAG CTCACCATCATATTTAAGAACATGCAGGAATGCATTGATCAGAAGGTCTATCAGGCTGAGGTGGATAATCTTCCTGCAGCCTTTGAAGATGGTTCTGTCAATGGAGGTGACCGACCTGGGGGATCCAGTTTGTCGATTCAAACTGCTAACCCTGGGAACCACGTGGAGATCCAAGCTGCCTACATTGGCACAACTATAATCATTCGGCAGACAGCTGGGCAGCTCTCCTTCTCCATCAAGGTAGCAGAGGATGTGGCCATGGCCTTCTCAGCTGAACAGGACCTGCAGCTCTGTGTTGGGGGGTGCCCTCCAAGTCAGCGACTCTCTCGATCAGAGCGCAGTCGTCGGGGAGCTATAACCATTGATACTGCCAGACGGCTGTGTAAGGAAGGGCTTCCAGTGGAAGATGCTTACTTCCATTCCTGTGTCTTTGATGTTTTAATTTCTGGTGATCCCAACTTTACTGTGGCAGCTCAGGCAGCACTGGAGGATGCCCGAGCCTTCCTGCCAGACTTAGATAAGCTGCATCTCTTCCCTTCAGATGCTGGGGTTTCTCTTTCCTCAGCAACCTTCCTAGCCCCACTCCTTTCTGGGCTCTTTGTTCTGTGGCTTTGCATTCAGTAA
- the TXNIP gene encoding thioredoxin-interacting protein — protein sequence MVMFKKIKSFEVVFNDPEKVYGSGEKVAGRVIVEVCEVTRVKAVRILACGVAKVLWMQGSQQCKQTSEYLRYEDTLLPEDQPTGENEMVIMRPGNKYEYKFGFELPQGPLGTSFKGKYGCVDYWVKAFLDRPSQPTQETKKNFEVVDLVDVNTPDLMAPVSAKKEKKVSCMFIPDGRVSVSARIDRKGFCEGDEISIHADFENTCSRIVVPKAAIVARHTYLANGQTKVLTQKLSSVRGNHIISGTCASWRGKSLRVQKIRPSILGCNILRVEYSLLIYVSVPGSKKVILDLPLVIGSRSGLSSRTSSMASRTSSEMSWVDLNIPDTPEAPPCYMDIIPEDHRLESPTTPLLDDMDGAQDSPIFMYAPEFKFMPPPTYTEVDPCILNNNVQ from the exons ATGGTGATGTTCAAGAAGATCAAGTCTTTTGAGGTGGTCTTTAACGACCCTGAAAAGGTGTACGGCAGTGGTGAGAAGGTGGCTGGCCGGGTGATAGTGGAGGTGTGTGAAGTTACTCGTGTCAAAGCCGTTAGGATCCTTGCTTGCGGAGTGGCTAAAGTGCTCTGGATGCAGGGATCCCAGCAGTGCAAACAGACTTCGGAGTACCTGCGCTATGAAGACACGCTTCTTCCGGAAGACCAGCCAACAG GTGAGAATGAGATGGTGATCATGAGACCTGGAAACAAATATGAGTACAAGTTCGGCTTTGAGCTTCCCCAGGG GCCTCTGGGAACATCCTTCAAAGGAAAATATGGGTGTGTAGACTACTGGGTGAAGGCTTTTCTTGACCGCCCCAGCCAGCCAACTCAGGAGACAAAGAAAAACTTTGAAGTAGTGGATCTGGTGGATGTCAATACCCCTGATTTAATG GCACCTGTGTCtgctaaaaaggaaaagaaagtttccTGCATGTTCATTCCTGATGGGCGGGTGTCTGTCTCTGCTCGAATTGACAGAAAAGGATTCTGTGAAG GTGACGAGATTTCCATCCATGCTGACTTTGAGAATACGTGTTCCCGAATTGTGGTCCCCAAAGCTGCCATTGTGGCCCGCCACACTTATCTTGCCAATGGCCAGACCAAGGTGCTGACTCAGAAGTTGTCATCAGTCAGAGGCAATCATATTATCTCAGGGACATGTGCATCATGGCGTGGAAAGAGCCTTCGGGTTCAGAAGATCAGGCCTTCTATCCTGGGCTGCAACATTCTTCGAGTTGAATATTCTTTACTG ATCTATGTTAGCGTTCCTGGGTCCAAGAAGGTCATCCTTGACCTGCCCCTGGTAATTGGCAGCAGATCAGGTCTAAGCAGCAGAACATCCAGCATGGCCAGCCGAACCAGCTCTGAGATGAGTTGGGTAGATCTGAATATCCCTGATACCCCAGAAG ctcCTCCCTGCTATATGGATATCATTCCCGAAGATCACCGATTGGAGAGCCCCACCACTCCTCTGCTAGATGACATGGATGGCGCTCAAGACAGCCCTATCTTTATGTATGCCCCTGAGTTCAAGTTCATGCCACCACCTACTTATACTGAG GTGGATCCGTGCATCCTCAACAACAACGTGCAGTGA